One segment of Ricinus communis isolate WT05 ecotype wild-type chromosome 8, ASM1957865v1, whole genome shotgun sequence DNA contains the following:
- the LOC8263577 gene encoding GDSL lipase, with the protein MSTLSFLLSFMYVFACMFISINSHVDHSRQDKMNVALFVFGDSLYDPGNNNYINVSYHLKANRWPYGETFFKFPTGRFCDGRTLPDFIAMKANLPLLRPYLQPSSSWSRFTNGTNFASAGAGVFPEIPGVINLKLQLSYFKEVTHLLRQELGEKEAKKLLREAVYLSSIGGNDYNNFYDKRPNGTKTEQDIYVKAVIGNLKNAVKEIYELGGRKFAFQNVGPTGCLPAIRQNHELAPNECAEELLTLERLHNSALLEAAEELEIHLQGFRYSVFDVYTPLYDIIKNPSKYGYLTANFACCGSGVYNASDCGIAPYELCRNPNEYVFFDGSHPTERVNSQLIELFWNGEPKFAKPLNLKQLFEVDSDITLDNYNLVDDE; encoded by the exons ATGTCAACCCTAAGTTTTCTCTTGAGCTTCATGTATGTCTTTGCATGCATGTTCATCTCAATAAACTCTCACGTAGACCATTCAAGGCAGGATAAGATGAATGTAGCCCTGTTTGTTTTTGGTGATTCACTCTACGATCCTGGCAACAATAACTACATCAATGTGTCTTATCATCTTAAGGCAAATCGCTGGCCCTATGGAGAAACCTTCTTCAAGTTCCCAACTGGGAGATTTTGTGACGGTCGCACTCTCCCTGACTTCATTG CCATGAAGGCAAATTTACCCTTATTGAGACCTTATCTGCAACCTAGTAGTAGTTGGTCTCGATTCACTAATGGAACCAATTTTGCATCTGCCGGGGCTGGTGTGTTTCCTGAAATTCCAGGAGTG ATTAACCTAAAATTGCAGCTAAGTTACTTTAAAGAAGTGACCCACCTGTTGAGGCAAGAGCTTGGGGAGAAGGAAGCAAAGAAGCTGCTGAGGGAAGCAGTCTATTTATCTAGCATTGGAGGAAATGACTATAATAACTTTTATGATAAGCGCCCAAACGGTACCAAAACAGAGCAAGACATTTATGTTAAAGCAGTGATTGGAAACTTAAAAAATGCGGTCAAG GAAATCTATGAATTGGGAGGAAGAAAATTTGCCTTCCAAAATGTAGGACCCACGGGTTGCCTACCAGCAATAAGACAAAACCATGAACTGGCTCCCAATGAGTGCGCCGAAGAACTCTTGACGTTGGAAAGACTTCATAACAGTGCATTACTTGAAGCAGCTGAAGAGTTGGAGATCCACTTACAAGGATTCAGATATTCCGTTTTTGATGTCTACACTCCGCTTTATGACATTATTAAAAACCCTTCAAAATATG GTTATCTGACAGCAAATTTTGCATGTTGTGGTTCTGGGGTATATAATGCATCTGATTGTGGAATAGCACCCTATGAGTTATGCAGAAATCCAAATGAATATGTCTTTTTTGATGGCTCCCATCCTACCGAACGTGTCAACTCACAATTGATAGAGCTCTTTTGGAATGGTGAACCCAAGTTCGCAAAACCTTTGAACCTGAAACAACTATTTGAAGTCGATTCTGATATTACATTAGACAACTACAATCTTGTTGATGATGAATAA
- the LOC8263576 gene encoding GDSL lipase: MSSLGFLSGFLVVVASLLFPVNSHEDNSKQTQKHAAMFVFGDSLYDPGNNNFINVDIHFKANRWPYGEAYFKFPTGRFCDGRIIPDFIAIKANLPLWTPYLAPGKHQFTNGANFASAASGVLSETNPGTISLGMQVNYFKNVTSQLRQELGQEKAKKLFMEAVYLYSTGGNDYQCFYENKTRYLAPDPEKYAQLVIGNLTNMIREIYEMGGRKFAFQNIGPMGCLPLFKGHYGLPMNECLEELSGLATLHNNAFLKAIKELESKLRGFKYSVFDFYNSLLNVTKDPSKYGFLFADVACCGYGKYNGENCGIAPYNLCRNASEYVYFDGAHPTERANPHFAELFWSGEPPITAPHNLKKLFKLTSDFSSEKYELFNDE; encoded by the exons ATGTCAAGTCTAGGATTTCTCTCAGGCTTCTTGGTTGTCGTTGCTTCCCTTCTCTTCCCAGTGAACTCTCATGAAGATAATTCAAAGCAGACCCAAAAACATGCAGCTATGTTTGTTTTTGGTGATTCACTCTACGATCCAGgcaacaataattttattaatgtagaCATTCATTTTAAGGCAAATCGTTGGCCGTATGGAGAGGCCTACTTCAAGTTTCCAACTGGGAGATTTTGTGATGGTCGCATAATTCCTGACTTCATTG CCATTAAGGCAAACTTACCGTTGTGGACACCTTATCTGGCACCTGGTAAGCATCAGTTCACTAATGGTGCAAATTTTGCATCTGCTGCGTCTGGAGTTCTTTCTGAAACTAATCCTGGAACG ATTAGCCTGGGAATGCAGGTAAATTACTTCAAAAATGTGACCAGCCAGTTGAGGCAAGAGCTAGGCCAAGAAAAGGCAAAGAAGTTGTTCATGGAAGCAGTCTACTTATATAGCACTGGAGGAAATGACTATCAATGCTTTTATGAAAACAAAACAAGATATCTAGCACCAGATCCAGAAAAATACGCTCAACTAGTGATTGGAAATTTAACAAATATGATCAGG GAAATTTATGAAATGGGAGGAAGGAAGTTTGCTTTCCAAAACATAGGACCCATGGGTTGCCTACCATTATTTAAGGGACACTATGGACTCCCTATGAATGAATGTCTTGAAGAACTCTCAGGGTTGGCTACATTACATAATAATGCTTTCCttaaagcaattaaagagTTAGAGAGCAAGTTACGAGGATTCAAATATTCAGTTTTTGATTTCTACAATTCATTGCTCAACGTTACAAAAGACCCTTCAAAATACG GTTTCCTGTTTGCAGATGTTGCTTGTTGTGGTTATGGGAAATACAATGGAGAGAATTGTGGAATAGCACCCTATAACTTGTGTAGAAATGCAAGTGAATATGTTTACTTTGATGGCGCCCATCCTACAGAACGTGCCAATCCACATTTTGCAGAGCTCTTTTGGAGTGGCGAACCACCAATCACAGCACCTCATAACcttaaaaaactatttaagCTCACTTCTGATTTCTCGTCTGAAAAATATGAACTATTCAATGATGAATGA